The Ictalurus furcatus strain D&B chromosome 5, Billie_1.0, whole genome shotgun sequence genome includes a region encoding these proteins:
- the foxp3a gene encoding forkhead box protein P3a isoform X3 produces the protein MLHNGAGTSGGQDSGSSTKDQKQLHQLVEEPSEFSRSKIKYTAGNPSSRATQCIITKGTSEKNNKQNQQSIPQRPSVLRKGNQTLPHALSTPAGVGDCSTELIFKEEMDNNLPVILPSYGTDYPTRVNASGPSPAQSTTEHHTDPPQISEHLLFYKGVCTWPGCKETFKEYNHFLKHLYSEHGPGDKTIEQWRMQKNMVERMESQLVAERQRLHSMYLHLFDANPRPKQSNTPSGSLQSCQSLSILHAQNTTSSDMLPPGYWQIPTTPFIPGIIPSIECYKYTNMRPPFTYASMIRWAILESPEKQLTLNEIYHWFTRKFFYFRHNTATWKNAVRHNLSLHKCFVRVDGGKGSVWTVDEAEFLRRRGQKLHRDQDMSWVAHYSMFFS, from the exons ATGCTTCATAATGGTGCTGGGACAAGTGGAGGACAAGACAGCGGCAGTAGTACAAAGGACCAGAAGCAACTTCATCAGCTGGTAGAAGAGCCTTCTGAGTTTTCCAGATCAAAGATAAAGTACACAGCAGGCAATCCATCTTCAAGAGCCACTCAGTGCATCATTACAAAG GGCACcagtgaaaaaaataacaagcaaAATCAGCAGTCCATCCCGCAGAGACCATCGGTTCTCCGAAAGGGCAACCAGACTCTACCACATG CCTTGTCCACTCCAGCTGGTGTAGGTGACTGTTCAACTGAACTCATATTTAAGGAAGAAATGGACAATAATTTGCCAGTCATCTTGCCATCTTATGGCACAGACTATCCCACTAGAGTCAATGCTTCTGGACCAAGTCCTGCTCAGAGCACAACAGAGCACCATACAGA tcCTCCACAGATCTCTGAGCACCTTTTATTTTACAAAGGTGTGTGTACCTGGCCAGGCTGCAAGGAAACATTCAAGGAATATAACCACTTCCTGAA ACATCTCTATTCGGAGCATGGCCCTGGAGACAAAACTATTGAACAGTGGAGAATGCAGAAAAATATGGTCGAACGCATGGAGAGTCAG TTAGTTGCGGAGCGGCAGAGGTTACATTCCATGTACCTGCATCTGTTTGAT GCTAACCCAAGACCGAAGCAGTCCAATACTCCTTCAGGAAGCCTGCAGTCATGTCAGAGTTTGAGCATTCTACATGCACAAAACACAACTTCATCTGACATGCTACCTCCAGGATACTGGCAGATCCCAACAACCCCATTCATACCTG GAATTATCCCTAGTATTGAGTGCTACAAATACACGAACATGAGGCCACCATTTACTTATGCCTCCATGATAAGATGG GCGATTCTTGAATCTCCCGAAAAACAGCTAACACTGAATGAAATCTATCACTGGTTCACACGCAAGTTCTTCTACTTCCGTCATAACACAGCCACATGGAAG AATGCAGTGCGGCACAATCTCAGCCTCCATAAGTGCTTTGTACGTGTTGATGGAGGGAAAGGCTCCGTTTGGACAGTGGATGAGGCAGAATTTCTGAGAAGGAGAGGGCAGAAGTTACACAG GGACCAAGACATGAGCTGGGTGGCACACTATTCCATGTTCTTTTCTTGA
- the foxp3a gene encoding forkhead box protein P3a isoform X1, which produces MLHNGAGTSGGQDSGSSTKDQKQLHQLVEEPSEFSRSKIKYTAGNPSSRATQCIITKGTSEKNNKQNQQSIPQRPSVLRKGNQTLPHALSTPAGVGDCSTELIFKEEMDNNLPVILPSYGTDYPTRVNASGPSPAQSTTEHHTDPPQISEHLLFYKGVCTWPGCKETFKEYNHFLKHLYSEHGPGDKTIEQWRMQKNMVERMESQLVAERQRLHSMYLHLFDANPRPKQSNTPSGSLQSCQSLSILHAQNTTSSDMLPPGYWQIPTTPFIPGIIPSIECYKYTNMRPPFTYASMIRWAILESPEKQLTLNEIYHWFTRKFFYFRHNTATWKNAVRHNLSLHKCFVRVDGGKGSVWTVDEAEFLRRRGQKLHRCTIPKWLSPLNIQDISDKCEMQLFFI; this is translated from the exons ATGCTTCATAATGGTGCTGGGACAAGTGGAGGACAAGACAGCGGCAGTAGTACAAAGGACCAGAAGCAACTTCATCAGCTGGTAGAAGAGCCTTCTGAGTTTTCCAGATCAAAGATAAAGTACACAGCAGGCAATCCATCTTCAAGAGCCACTCAGTGCATCATTACAAAG GGCACcagtgaaaaaaataacaagcaaAATCAGCAGTCCATCCCGCAGAGACCATCGGTTCTCCGAAAGGGCAACCAGACTCTACCACATG CCTTGTCCACTCCAGCTGGTGTAGGTGACTGTTCAACTGAACTCATATTTAAGGAAGAAATGGACAATAATTTGCCAGTCATCTTGCCATCTTATGGCACAGACTATCCCACTAGAGTCAATGCTTCTGGACCAAGTCCTGCTCAGAGCACAACAGAGCACCATACAGA tcCTCCACAGATCTCTGAGCACCTTTTATTTTACAAAGGTGTGTGTACCTGGCCAGGCTGCAAGGAAACATTCAAGGAATATAACCACTTCCTGAA ACATCTCTATTCGGAGCATGGCCCTGGAGACAAAACTATTGAACAGTGGAGAATGCAGAAAAATATGGTCGAACGCATGGAGAGTCAG TTAGTTGCGGAGCGGCAGAGGTTACATTCCATGTACCTGCATCTGTTTGAT GCTAACCCAAGACCGAAGCAGTCCAATACTCCTTCAGGAAGCCTGCAGTCATGTCAGAGTTTGAGCATTCTACATGCACAAAACACAACTTCATCTGACATGCTACCTCCAGGATACTGGCAGATCCCAACAACCCCATTCATACCTG GAATTATCCCTAGTATTGAGTGCTACAAATACACGAACATGAGGCCACCATTTACTTATGCCTCCATGATAAGATGG GCGATTCTTGAATCTCCCGAAAAACAGCTAACACTGAATGAAATCTATCACTGGTTCACACGCAAGTTCTTCTACTTCCGTCATAACACAGCCACATGGAAG AATGCAGTGCGGCACAATCTCAGCCTCCATAAGTGCTTTGTACGTGTTGATGGAGGGAAAGGCTCCGTTTGGACAGTGGATGAGGCAGAATTTCTGAGAAGGAGAGGGCAGAAGTTACACAGGTGCACTATCCCAAAATGGTTAAGTCCACTGAACATTCAGGACATAAGTGATAAATGCGAGATGCAGCTCTTCTTTATATAA
- the foxp3a gene encoding forkhead box protein P3a isoform X2 gives MLHNGAGTSGGQDSGSSTKDQKQLHQLVEEPSEFSRSKIKYTAGNPSSRATQCIITKGTSEKNNKQNQQSIPQRPSVLRKGNQTLPHAGVGDCSTELIFKEEMDNNLPVILPSYGTDYPTRVNASGPSPAQSTTEHHTDPPQISEHLLFYKGVCTWPGCKETFKEYNHFLKHLYSEHGPGDKTIEQWRMQKNMVERMESQLVAERQRLHSMYLHLFDANPRPKQSNTPSGSLQSCQSLSILHAQNTTSSDMLPPGYWQIPTTPFIPGIIPSIECYKYTNMRPPFTYASMIRWAILESPEKQLTLNEIYHWFTRKFFYFRHNTATWKNAVRHNLSLHKCFVRVDGGKGSVWTVDEAEFLRRRGQKLHRCTIPKWLSPLNIQDISDKCEMQLFFI, from the exons ATGCTTCATAATGGTGCTGGGACAAGTGGAGGACAAGACAGCGGCAGTAGTACAAAGGACCAGAAGCAACTTCATCAGCTGGTAGAAGAGCCTTCTGAGTTTTCCAGATCAAAGATAAAGTACACAGCAGGCAATCCATCTTCAAGAGCCACTCAGTGCATCATTACAAAG GGCACcagtgaaaaaaataacaagcaaAATCAGCAGTCCATCCCGCAGAGACCATCGGTTCTCCGAAAGGGCAACCAGACTCTACCACATG CTGGTGTAGGTGACTGTTCAACTGAACTCATATTTAAGGAAGAAATGGACAATAATTTGCCAGTCATCTTGCCATCTTATGGCACAGACTATCCCACTAGAGTCAATGCTTCTGGACCAAGTCCTGCTCAGAGCACAACAGAGCACCATACAGA tcCTCCACAGATCTCTGAGCACCTTTTATTTTACAAAGGTGTGTGTACCTGGCCAGGCTGCAAGGAAACATTCAAGGAATATAACCACTTCCTGAA ACATCTCTATTCGGAGCATGGCCCTGGAGACAAAACTATTGAACAGTGGAGAATGCAGAAAAATATGGTCGAACGCATGGAGAGTCAG TTAGTTGCGGAGCGGCAGAGGTTACATTCCATGTACCTGCATCTGTTTGAT GCTAACCCAAGACCGAAGCAGTCCAATACTCCTTCAGGAAGCCTGCAGTCATGTCAGAGTTTGAGCATTCTACATGCACAAAACACAACTTCATCTGACATGCTACCTCCAGGATACTGGCAGATCCCAACAACCCCATTCATACCTG GAATTATCCCTAGTATTGAGTGCTACAAATACACGAACATGAGGCCACCATTTACTTATGCCTCCATGATAAGATGG GCGATTCTTGAATCTCCCGAAAAACAGCTAACACTGAATGAAATCTATCACTGGTTCACACGCAAGTTCTTCTACTTCCGTCATAACACAGCCACATGGAAG AATGCAGTGCGGCACAATCTCAGCCTCCATAAGTGCTTTGTACGTGTTGATGGAGGGAAAGGCTCCGTTTGGACAGTGGATGAGGCAGAATTTCTGAGAAGGAGAGGGCAGAAGTTACACAGGTGCACTATCCCAAAATGGTTAAGTCCACTGAACATTCAGGACATAAGTGATAAATGCGAGATGCAGCTCTTCTTTATATAA
- the si:ch211-167b20.8 gene encoding protein phosphatase 1 regulatory subunit 3A isoform X2, whose product MAQGNHLLTIPKQEGLFTTIKNDDSPVEDDDEEETEEDVCFIPRCSPVPRKRGPSIIDETAEYMRIRLALPQRRVSFADAAGGDLVDVREIAVFDTADEEDNADWEEEEAKYRRAYLQPVYRVWPEFQARAESDLTLAVRANKVEVEKVTAVQDEPLAFDALICVLNVSYHKCVYVRSTMDGWITHTDSAAEYVQGSHDGDTDKFSARLSFVEPYLFNGARIDFGVRYETSDGEFWANNSGRNYSVTLVVSYEEDTVPVNKVDDREIKGILKPPRYRAEDDFYPDTDDGNGDTAIFSPVCPLVIEPEIDIEIPEASISSSKTKDDPTIAECPLLSADRQDEYPLQDLPTSPSQTGHLEKGQGREILIPTENITFSIQNEAPDNDRAPNSDRHFVHSAESNQPFCPNQDNPESDTAVQEPFDLDITLPAMFPSIQDMGEDHRENDEIQPGERRMTQLQGQTSDMEMEIDNTDSSLQELLESTQQCSLMELITANASKGDGDFGHSTGDDILFEESHEPLLENPEKQMIRRETREKEQAGLMVGEEPDMIASSMRKPFEPTDLGQTREDIVTQNVPSPPRSPDPELAKYQQPGQGPVPEVKEVPEVLSVNVDIPSGSECASPKEESPMLTSISSATVTSQSLSTIVQAVAPEAGKPSMTQEDPLFNEEFELHYNDPASIKKQEVTISSSRCFLSSA is encoded by the exons ATGGCGCAGGGGAACCACTTACTAACCATCCCCAAACAAGAGGGGCTTTTCACGACCATTAAGAACGATGACTCCCCCGTCGAAGATGACGATGAGGAAGAAACCGAGGAAGACGTGTGCTTCATACCGCGGTGCTCTCCTGTACCGCGAAAACGCGGCCCGTCCATTATAGACGAGACGGCCGAGTATATGCGGATTCGCCTCGCCCTTCCGCAGAGGAGAGTGTCTTTCGCGGACGCCGCCGGAGGAGATCTGGTCGACGTGCGCGAGATCGCCGTGTTCGACACAGCCGACGAAGAGGACAACGCTGACTGGGAGGAAGAAGAGGCGAAGTATCGCAGAGCTTATCTCCAGCCCGTGTACCGCGTCTGGCCCGAGTTCCAGGCGCGTGCGGAAAGCGACCTGACGCTCGCGGTGCGCGCTAATAAAGTGGAAGTGGAGAAAGTGACCGCCGTGCAGGACGAGCCGCTCGCCTTCGACGCGCTTATCTGCGTGCTGAACGTTTCTTATCACAAATGCGTCTACGTCCGGTCCACCATGGACGGCTGGATCACTCACACTGACTCAGCCGCCGAGTACGTGCAAGGATCCCACGACGGCGATACCGACAAGTTTTCGGCCAGGCTGTCCTTCGTCGAGCCGTACCTCTTCAATGGAGCACGGATCGACTTCGGCGTGCGTTATGAAACGTCTGATGGGGAGTTTTGGGCGAACAATTCGGGCAGGAATTATTCAGTTACCCTTGTCGTGTCCTATGAGGAAGACACGGTCCCGGTTAATAAGGTAGACGATCGAGAAATTAAAGGCATACTGAAGCCTCCACGGTACAG AGCAGAGGATGACTTCTATCCGGATACTGATGACG GGAATGGAGATACTGCAATTTTCTCACCTGTGTGTCCGCTTGTTATTGAGCCAGAGATCGACATTGAG ATTCCCGAAGCTTCGATTTCTTCCTCTAAAACTAAAGACGACCCTACAATAGCAGAATGCCCTCTTCTAAGTGCTGACAGACAAGATGAATATCCTCTACAGGATTTACCTACAAGTCCATCACAAACAGGCCATCTAGAAAAAGGCCAAGGCAGAGAAATACTAATACCCACTGAGAACATCACATTTTCCATTCAGAATGAAGCCCCAGATAATGACCGGGCACCTAATTCTGACAgacattttgtgcattctgCCGAGTCCAACCAACCCTTTTGTCCAAACCAAGATAACCCCGAATCAGACACTGCAGTCCAAGAACCTTTTGATTTAGACATAACTTTACCAGCCATGTTTCCAAGCATTCAAGATATGGGGGAAGACCACAGAGAGAATGATGAAATACAGCCTGGAGAGAGGAGAATGACACAATTGCAAGGCCAGACCAGTGATATGGAAATGGAAATTGACAACACTGATTCTTCATTACAAGAGCTGCTAGAATCAACACAGCAATGTTCCTTAATGGAATTGATCACTGCCAATGCAAGTAAAGGCGATGGAGATTTTGGTCATAGCACGGGTGATGACATCTTGTTTGAAGAATCACATGAGCCCTTATTGGAGAATCCTGAAAAGCAGATGATCAGAAGGGAAACCAGAGAAAAGGAACAAGCAGGTCTAATGGTAGGGGAAGAACCAGACATGATTGCATCTAGTATGAGGAAACCATTTGAACCCACCGACTTGGGGCAGACCAGAGAGGACATAGTGACCCAAAATGTTCCCAGCCCTCCAAGATCACCTGACCCAGAGTTAGCCAAATATCAACAGCCAGGCCAGGGGCCAGTGCCTGAAGTGAAGGAGGTACCTGAAGTCCTTTCTGTAAATGTAGACATTCCATCTGGCTCTGAATGCGCATCTCCTAAAGAGGAGAGCCCAATGCTAACATCTATTTCTAGTGCAACAGTGACATCCCAAAGTTTATCCACCATTGTGCAAGCAGTGGCACCTGAGGCTGGAAAACCTTCCATGACACAGGAGGATCCTTTATTTAATGAAGAGTTTGAATTGCACTACAATGACCCTGCTTCAATTAAGAAACAAGAG GTCACCATTTCCAGTTCCCGCTGTTTTTTGTCCTCGGCCTAA
- the si:ch211-167b20.8 gene encoding protein phosphatase 1 regulatory subunit 3A isoform X1, producing the protein MAQGNHLLTIPKQEGLFTTIKNDDSPVEDDDEEETEEDVCFIPRCSPVPRKRGPSIIDETAEYMRIRLALPQRRVSFADAAGGDLVDVREIAVFDTADEEDNADWEEEEAKYRRAYLQPVYRVWPEFQARAESDLTLAVRANKVEVEKVTAVQDEPLAFDALICVLNVSYHKCVYVRSTMDGWITHTDSAAEYVQGSHDGDTDKFSARLSFVEPYLFNGARIDFGVRYETSDGEFWANNSGRNYSVTLVVSYEEDTVPVNKVDDREIKGILKPPRYRAEDDFYPDTDDGNGDTAIFSPVCPLVIEPEIDIEIPEASISSSKTKDDPTIAECPLLSADRQDEYPLQDLPTSPSQTGHLEKGQGREILIPTENITFSIQNEAPDNDRAPNSDRHFVHSAESNQPFCPNQDNPESDTAVQEPFDLDITLPAMFPSIQDMGEDHRENDEIQPGERRMTQLQGQTSDMEMEIDNTDSSLQELLESTQQCSLMELITANASKGDGDFGHSTGDDILFEESHEPLLENPEKQMIRRETREKEQAGLMVGEEPDMIASSMRKPFEPTDLGQTREDIVTQNVPSPPRSPDPELAKYQQPGQGPVPEVKEVPEVLSVNVDIPSGSECASPKEESPMLTSISSATVTSQSLSTIVQAVAPEAGKPSMTQEDPLFNEEFELHYNDPASIKKQEVLESHPALSCKTLEASNAEVDVILHKTLIPSFAFLSASVCLIVGFHEPSIFLIMALFVVSLCF; encoded by the exons ATGGCGCAGGGGAACCACTTACTAACCATCCCCAAACAAGAGGGGCTTTTCACGACCATTAAGAACGATGACTCCCCCGTCGAAGATGACGATGAGGAAGAAACCGAGGAAGACGTGTGCTTCATACCGCGGTGCTCTCCTGTACCGCGAAAACGCGGCCCGTCCATTATAGACGAGACGGCCGAGTATATGCGGATTCGCCTCGCCCTTCCGCAGAGGAGAGTGTCTTTCGCGGACGCCGCCGGAGGAGATCTGGTCGACGTGCGCGAGATCGCCGTGTTCGACACAGCCGACGAAGAGGACAACGCTGACTGGGAGGAAGAAGAGGCGAAGTATCGCAGAGCTTATCTCCAGCCCGTGTACCGCGTCTGGCCCGAGTTCCAGGCGCGTGCGGAAAGCGACCTGACGCTCGCGGTGCGCGCTAATAAAGTGGAAGTGGAGAAAGTGACCGCCGTGCAGGACGAGCCGCTCGCCTTCGACGCGCTTATCTGCGTGCTGAACGTTTCTTATCACAAATGCGTCTACGTCCGGTCCACCATGGACGGCTGGATCACTCACACTGACTCAGCCGCCGAGTACGTGCAAGGATCCCACGACGGCGATACCGACAAGTTTTCGGCCAGGCTGTCCTTCGTCGAGCCGTACCTCTTCAATGGAGCACGGATCGACTTCGGCGTGCGTTATGAAACGTCTGATGGGGAGTTTTGGGCGAACAATTCGGGCAGGAATTATTCAGTTACCCTTGTCGTGTCCTATGAGGAAGACACGGTCCCGGTTAATAAGGTAGACGATCGAGAAATTAAAGGCATACTGAAGCCTCCACGGTACAG AGCAGAGGATGACTTCTATCCGGATACTGATGACG GGAATGGAGATACTGCAATTTTCTCACCTGTGTGTCCGCTTGTTATTGAGCCAGAGATCGACATTGAG ATTCCCGAAGCTTCGATTTCTTCCTCTAAAACTAAAGACGACCCTACAATAGCAGAATGCCCTCTTCTAAGTGCTGACAGACAAGATGAATATCCTCTACAGGATTTACCTACAAGTCCATCACAAACAGGCCATCTAGAAAAAGGCCAAGGCAGAGAAATACTAATACCCACTGAGAACATCACATTTTCCATTCAGAATGAAGCCCCAGATAATGACCGGGCACCTAATTCTGACAgacattttgtgcattctgCCGAGTCCAACCAACCCTTTTGTCCAAACCAAGATAACCCCGAATCAGACACTGCAGTCCAAGAACCTTTTGATTTAGACATAACTTTACCAGCCATGTTTCCAAGCATTCAAGATATGGGGGAAGACCACAGAGAGAATGATGAAATACAGCCTGGAGAGAGGAGAATGACACAATTGCAAGGCCAGACCAGTGATATGGAAATGGAAATTGACAACACTGATTCTTCATTACAAGAGCTGCTAGAATCAACACAGCAATGTTCCTTAATGGAATTGATCACTGCCAATGCAAGTAAAGGCGATGGAGATTTTGGTCATAGCACGGGTGATGACATCTTGTTTGAAGAATCACATGAGCCCTTATTGGAGAATCCTGAAAAGCAGATGATCAGAAGGGAAACCAGAGAAAAGGAACAAGCAGGTCTAATGGTAGGGGAAGAACCAGACATGATTGCATCTAGTATGAGGAAACCATTTGAACCCACCGACTTGGGGCAGACCAGAGAGGACATAGTGACCCAAAATGTTCCCAGCCCTCCAAGATCACCTGACCCAGAGTTAGCCAAATATCAACAGCCAGGCCAGGGGCCAGTGCCTGAAGTGAAGGAGGTACCTGAAGTCCTTTCTGTAAATGTAGACATTCCATCTGGCTCTGAATGCGCATCTCCTAAAGAGGAGAGCCCAATGCTAACATCTATTTCTAGTGCAACAGTGACATCCCAAAGTTTATCCACCATTGTGCAAGCAGTGGCACCTGAGGCTGGAAAACCTTCCATGACACAGGAGGATCCTTTATTTAATGAAGAGTTTGAATTGCACTACAATGACCCTGCTTCAATTAAGAAACAAGAGGTATTAGAAAGCCATCCTGCTCTGTCCTGTAAGACCTTAGAGGCTTCTAATGCAGAGGTTGATGTGATTTTACATAAGACTCTAATTCCATCCTTTGCCTTCCTAAGTGCTTCTGTCTGCTTGATCGTTGGGTTCCATGAACCCAGCATCTTCCTTATCATGGCACTCTTTGTAGTTTCCCTCTGTttttga